Genomic DNA from Shewanella woodyi ATCC 51908:
TCATCTCAGTCATTGACATCAAGATTGAAAGTCGTCAGCTCTCTTTACTGTTTTGATTTTAGACAAACAGTGTCTTTTCTTCTATCTAATGAGCAAGTATTTCAAAATTGAGAGAAAGGGTCTTTATTATAAGGCTAAAGATGGCATACACTTGTGAAACGATCGGATGACAATAAAAATGATCGAATTACTATTTCTTTCCATAAAGTGAGTTTATGGTTTGGGGCAAACATTTCTAGTAAGGAAGATGAACGCATGAAATATATAGAGGTTGATGAAGAGTTATATCGCCTTATTGCCAGTAAGACTGAAAGGATCGGCGAGAGTGCTTCTGAAATCTTACGTCGACTCCTTGGTTTGGAAGTGGAAGCATCGGCAACGCAAGAGAAAGATGAGCCCGAGGTGATTAGCCAACCCGGTTTAGAAGAGACGGCAGATGTTGAAGATAAGCCAAGATTTATCGACCTTCATTCAAGCATCAATAAAGAGGAGTTAGCGGCGGCAAAAGGTGCCGTTGGACGTTTCCTGTTTATCCTTGAAGCTGTCTATTTGGCTTCGCCTGAGCAGTTTGCACAAGTACTTAAGATTAAAGGTCGTGACAGACTCTATTTTGCCACATCAAAACAATCTCTGTTAAAAGCCAGTAAATCAGCAAATCCAAAAGAGATTGGCCAAAGTGGTTACTGGGTAACGACAAATAATAACACCGCTAAAAAGCGTACGATTTTGACAGAAGTTTTGCACCAATACGGCACTGTAGAGGCGCAAATTGAGTCAATCACTCGCAATATTTAAGCGGTAATTAGATACAGCAAGATTTAGAGTGTTATTTTTTAGTTGAGAGAAAGGGGACAGTGTTGGCCATTCATGAACGTGCAGGGCAGGTAGCTTTACAAAAGGATTTGGTGAATATTCCAAAGTTGATGAGTCACTATTATCGGTTAACGCCAGATAGCAAGATAGACACTCAAAAAGTCACTTTTGGTACATCAGGGCACAGAGGCTGCGCCTTATCGCGAAGTTTTAATGAGCAACACATTCTTGCAATCGTGCAAGCCGTTGTCGATTACCGTTCAGGTGCAGGGATCACAGGAGCCCTTTATCTAGGCATAGACACACACGCGTTATCTCAAGCTGCATTTATTACGGCGATTGAAGTACTGGTGGCTAATCATGTGCAGGTCATTGTTCATAAAGATGATGGCTTTACACCGACCCCTGTTGTCTCCCATGGGATCATTACGGCTAATAAGCACAGTGAAATACTTGCTGATGGGTTAATTATTACACCATCACACAATCCACCACAAGATGGCGGTATTAAGTATAACCCCCCTCATGGTGGTCCAGCAGAGGGTGAGATCACCCAGTGGATTGAAGATAGAGCCAATCATTATCTTGCACAGAATTTAGCAGGGGTTAATCGCCTTGATTACACCCAATCTATGCAGAGTCATTTAGTTCAAGAGGTGGATTTAATCGCACCTTATGTTGATGATCTAATTAATGTTATTGATATGGATTCCATCAAGAAAGCAAAAGTGAGA
This window encodes:
- the seqA gene encoding replication initiation negative regulator SeqA → MKYIEVDEELYRLIASKTERIGESASEILRRLLGLEVEASATQEKDEPEVISQPGLEETADVEDKPRFIDLHSSINKEELAAAKGAVGRFLFILEAVYLASPEQFAQVLKIKGRDRLYFATSKQSLLKASKSANPKEIGQSGYWVTTNNNTAKKRTILTEVLHQYGTVEAQIESITRNI